From Oncorhynchus keta strain PuntledgeMale-10-30-2019 chromosome 8, Oket_V2, whole genome shotgun sequence:
GCACAGTATCAGtctaaaaatgtaaatgtgtgaaAACTGTGACAATGTGAAGGCTCTTACTGGTTGACTGTCTTCCCCATCATGgccatgtatgcatgcatgtcaGGGTGGCTGCAGCAGCTGGTGACGGGGATGGCTGGGTAGTAGAAGACAAAGGCTAGACACATCTCATCAGTGGTGGCCAGCCCTAACTGTGTGATTCCTTTGCGATTGGTTGTGTTATAGGTGCACTCCACAACAATCTCATCGCCCTGCAGTGGAGAAGAGATACTGCTTTAAGAAAGATCTAATGACTAACAATACCACTCATCCATGACACCCATTTGAAATACAGCAAATACGTGGATGCTCACTGGTTTGATGGTCTTAATATTTCCCAGATTGGTGGCCTGCTGCATCTCAAAGTTGAAGTTCTCATCCAAACCCAGGAAGTCTATATGCTCTCCATTCCTGTGGAGGTTAGAATCAAGAGCACATCAGTGGTGAGAGTGAAGAATCATCCAGAAGGATCATCAAAGCTTATCGCTAATTATCCAGACAATGAGACCATGTACGGGTCATATCATAGGCTGGTATCATGGATCATATTTTTGGCTGTCCTCTCTCCAGGGacacaactttggttttagaattGGGGgggacatatacagtggggcaaaaaagtatttagtcagccaccaattgtgcaagatctcccacttaaaaatatgagagaggactgtaattttcatcacttcaactatgacagacaaaatgagagagaagaaatccagaaaatcacattgtaggattttcagaatttatttgcaaattatggtggaaaataagtatttggtcacctacaaaaaaGAAAGATTTcttgctctcacagacctgtaacttcgtctttaagaggctcctctgtcctccacttgttacctgtattaatggcacctgtttgaacttgttatcagtataaaagacacctgtccacaacctcaaacagtcacactccaaactccactatggccaagaccaaagagctgccaaaggacaccagaaacaaaattgtagacctgcaccaggctgggaagactgaatctgcaataggtaagcagcttggtttgaagaaatcaactgtaggaacaattattaggaaatggaagacatacaagaccactgataatctccgtcgatctggggctccatgcaagatctcaccccttggggtcaaaattatcacaagaacggtgagcaaaaatcccagaaccacacagggggacctagtgaatgacctgcagagagctgggactaagggcattgaagatgaaacgtggctgggtttttcagcatgacaatgatcccaaacacaccgcccgggcaacgaaggagtggcttcgtaagaagcatttcaaggtcctggagtggcctagccagtctccagatctcaaccccatagaaaatatttggaaaacatcactgctctagaggagatctgcatggaggaatgggccaaaataccagcaacagtgtgtgaaaaccttgacctctgtcattgccaacaaagggtatataacaaagtattgagaaacttttgttattgaccaaatacttatttttcaccataatttgcaaataaattcattaaaaatcctacaatgtgattttctggattttctcccctcattttgtctgtcatagttgaagtgtacctatgatgaaaattacaggcctctctcatctttttaagtgggagaacttgcacaattggtggctgactaaatacttttttgccccactgtatatatgtgtatatatatatataaataaaaagtatatatttgtttgttttttccagTCGGATAAACACTTCAAACAGCCTACCCAACCACTCGGAGGAGTCCTCGTGGTCCTAAAGCGCACCGTTGCcctgtatcacattccaatgatagaACTGGGGGGGAACAAAAATGAAATTTCAGAATTTCCCAAGTATAAGTTACGACCCCGCTGCTCTCTCTCACCTGATGTGGCCAGCTTGCACCTTCCTCCCAGCCAGGTGAGTGTGCAGTGCCACGGAGAACACAGAGaggtcagggacagggtcaggcaTGATCTGGGGAAAGACAGAAAGCAGGCTAATTTTGAACAAAATCCTGTTTTGTTGAATTCAGAGATGGCTATGCATAGTATACCAGAAAGGAAAGAGTAAGCTGGTGCTTTCCTTTTTTGACGACAATCTGCTCTACAATGTCATCAAATTCAACCATCCTTCTTCAATCTAGTGTCAAAGGGCACTGAACGTACGTCTGAGAAGTGTGATGTGTTGCAGAGGCCGTAGCTGTGGAATGCTGTGGCATTGGGAGGGATAGCGTAGCCCCAGCCAATGGCCACCATTAGGCCTGTAGTCATGATGCCCACGTCATGCTGCCTGAGCTGGGCAGTGTAGTACAGCCTCAGGCCTGAGCTATCCCTCCGGCCTGcagggggggacagaggagaagaCATGATGATGAGGGCTTTAGATGATCGCTAAATTCAATCCAAGTCTTGAAGAACCTCAGGGTGTGCAGGCTTTGTTCTGTTCAAGGACTAGCACATGGTTCACCTTTCATCAAGATTGGAGCAGGGTAAACCTGTTAATCCTGTGTTAGTGGATTGGAACATTTTAATTATTAGCTAGTGAATGGTTACCTGCTTCTTGGGCCAGGTTGTTGTAGTGAATTTCCAGCCTGTAGAACTCATCATTATTCTGTCCTCCAATAGGAATCCCAGCTATTTCTGGAAGCTCAAAAGCCTGGAATGGAGAAGACAATGTAGAGACAGAGATCAGACTAGCATGTGTGttcatgcatgcatgtgtgtatatTAATGTTTTCAGAAGGGGGCagtctctcacccctcctcccaccccccaGGCAGACACCACTCTGATGCAGTCCTCCCCTGATCCTTCCGTGTAGCATTTCTTCTCGTAGGTCTGGTTCACAGAGGAGGGGCAGCCATAGAGAAGCATGTGGTGGACCAGGTCCAGGTGCTCAATCACCGGCTCAATCTgagcgacagggagagagaaggaggcatAGAGAGAAGacgcagggagagggagagatgactcCAATGACAAACATATGATGTAATTGCAAAATGATTAGACCATGAAATGAGAGAGGGCTCATTTACCCGATAGATATGATGTTTGCCGTTGAGCTTTGGCACCTTCATGACTTTGCAGTGGTAGTATGTACGTTCGGCAGGGACAGTAAGCTGCAATGGAAGAAGGACTAGTGTTAACGATGCAGTCCGGGATCTTAAGTACAACagatttgtaacatattgtatgaattgGATTCATAACCTATCATACGAATTGCAAAGAAAATAACAGATGATAATAAGAATTTGCAGGACATAACATTTCATACAAAACGGATGAAGTAGTACACAAAAAACAGGGACCCGTCTTGGCTCGTGAGCACCACTTtgaaaactactggctgaaattatacagAAGTTCTGGAGCACCACTTTAATAGTATAAGTGTTGCCAGTCCATTCTGTTCCACAGTCACATGTTGTAGACTAAAGATACCACCTCCTGTATATTCAATATCACAATATTAATTCAAATTAATTTCATTCAATCATCTTTGACCTGTTCCACCCCAGGAGTAAAGTAAAATATTTGACTTCAAACTAAAAGTCCCGCTGTGCCTGATCTAGAGGAAATAGATGATTCCCCTTCAGGACATGTGTGTGAGGTCACTCTTACATTCTCCACAACGAAGTCTAGATAGTTGCTTTCTGGGGGTCTGGATCTGGGCATGAACTTGAGTAGATTGACCTCCTTGGTCCCCCTTCTATTGGCATGGTACCTTATGTCATCAGATGTACCATAGGCATAGATCAGCTTCACTGGACTGTCCTATGAGAAGGATGGAACAAAACAACATCAATTGACATAAAACATACAAAAATCACAGAGTGAGGACTAGATGTGAAGAAAAGGCCTAGAAGCCAGTAGACACTTAGACACCTGCATAATTTAGTGACATTGGTGTTTTGACACTTGTTATGGCACCATTGTCTTTATTAATGCTGTTTTTTGTAAACCATCTAGGGTTACAACTGCTCACTTTTGAAAATGTTTGCCTGCCTCCCTGTGTTTAGGCCATTGTTCCAATCCCCTGATTAATTGTGTTGAATTACTCTAAATAAAATAATCAGTAGGTGCATGTAAACCAGAGATGGTCTCCAGAGTGCTTTCAAAGAGCAGGTACATTGAACACACTGAACAGACGATAAATTAATCCGGGGATTAGGAGGAAACTGGAGCTTTGCATGGAGGCCTGTTGTGAGATTATGAGAAGATGTAAAAGTACAAACAATGAAGCACAACAATGAAATGCCAGAGAACCACAATAGTGTAAAAAGATTGTGGTCCAAACAATGGAACGTATCACACCTTAATCTCAGCATTGAACCATGGGAACGGCCATAGGAGCAGATCTTATTTCTCAGGGGTGTGAGCGCCTGAAGGCCATACCATTATTACCATGGCAACAGACGGGGAAAGGATATTTTGGCCCACCATCACTTGAGAAACTAACTAACTCTATGTGTTATTAAAGAACACATTTATTTAGGTTAAAAAGGAACAACTCTCAAAACCGGCTTCGGTTGCTTAGATATTTGTAAACTAACCTTTTATGAATAGAAATAGTCAATCATGATAACGGAACATGATTTTCCTCTTCAATCCTTTCAAGACTTTTAGTACAGATGAATTGTTAACagtttgtgtctgtgtgaaaACGTTGACTTACGGTGATGTGGAAGTCTTCCTCGTCACAAGACTGGATGGGCCTCCTGAAGGTCATGGTGGTTTGACCATCTGCCTCGGTCAGGGACAGGAGGGTGTAGCTCTGTTTCTTATCCACCAGGGGAAATGAGTTCCCTGTGGCATGATAATCctgaaagagagacaacacagaaATACTGAAGTTATCTGGAGTCTATATGAAGCTTAATAGAGTTCTGTGTTGTTAAACAAAAATGTTGTGGCATTTCTGAAAGAGCAACACATTCACAGGTAACTTTAAATAGTAATTTAATCTTCCAACGGTTTGCAGGTGTTGAAAACCAATACACCTACAACTCCTCCTTCTTTGGGTCGGCAGATAGCGTAGCGGTTAGCGCGTTagtccagtaaccgaaaggtaaaaatatgtcattctgcccctgaacaagtcagttaacccattgtaggccgtcattgcaaataagaatttgttcttccctagttaaataaaggtaaaaataaactCCATATGACAAGATCAGTGTTCCCCAACAGCGCACATTTTTGCTGTAGCACCGGAcaatcacacctgattcaacttttCAACTAATCAAGTCCTTAATGAGTTGAATCAGATGAGCTTGTTCAGGGCAACAACAAAATTGTTGGGGGTacttgaggactggagttgggaaacactgaacTAGATAATCAtgattactgctactactatagccACTTCACTGTTACAGTAGCCTACTTCTATCCCTACAATATAACTACTGCTATTCCTGCACGTAACagaacaacaactactacaataCATTACCACTCATTCTCTTGTGTCTAATAGTAATAGATTAGAAACTAGAATAACAGGTTAATAGTTTAGATACCATGAAATAGGTGCCATTTGGTCCGACCCCTCCCATAACGATGTCCGATGCAGCCATGTCTCCATTTGGGCTGAACCCGAATCCCAGCCAGCCAATCGTCTTAATGGTCAGCTGGAACATGATGGTGCCCTGGACCTCACTGAACCCCCACTTCAGGATGACGTTACTGTCTGCGTCAAGGTTCTCCATGAAGGGCATGAGTGGGTCCTGCTGTGCCCCTGACCCTGGAGGCCAAGCCAGGAgcagggagagaagtagagggatCATACTGTCTTGTCACCCTCAGATAGACCCTGAGACCTCTACCTGCTGAGAGACACACACTCCCAAACAAACAGCTGTTTCTAGCTACGGAGCACCGCTAAGATTctgatacacactcactcactcaaacaaCAGAGTCCTACAGGGTCGctacatgctcacacacactccctagCTCTAACTTATCTCAGATGTTCTCTCTCCTTTtgccaccctcctctcctcttcctgggTCCTTCctacctcctccttccttcctcataTAAACCTGTTCCCACATCTCCCTCCTGCCGAAATGACACTGTCAGTGGATTACTGGAAGTCCTGAGTCTGGAGTCATATACTGTGGGAGTGATATATgatatgaggaggagaggagggatgccTTTGATTTGGAGTTGGGGAACAGGTGAACAGTTCTGTATGTTTTGATCCAAAAGAATGGAAGGAATCCCAACAAACATGTTCACATTGGGACAATGTGTACGCTCCACACATTGGGC
This genomic window contains:
- the moxd1l gene encoding DBH-like monooxygenase protein 2 homolog, with product MIPLLLSLLLAWPPGSGAQQDPLMPFMENLDADSNVILKWGFSEVQGTIMFQLTIKTIGWLGFGFSPNGDMAASDIVMGGVGPNGTYFMDYHATGNSFPLVDKKQSYTLLSLTEADGQTTMTFRRPIQSCDEEDFHITDSPVKLIYAYGTSDDIRYHANRRGTKEVNLLKFMPRSRPPESNYLDFVVENLTVPAERTYYHCKVMKVPKLNGKHHIYRIEPVIEHLDLVHHMLLYGCPSSVNQTYEKKCYTEGSGEDCIRVVSAWGVGGGAFELPEIAGIPIGGQNNDEFYRLEIHYNNLAQEAGRRDSSGLRLYYTAQLRQHDVGIMTTGLMVAIGWGYAIPPNATAFHSYGLCNTSHFSDIMPDPVPDLSVFSVALHTHLAGRKVQAGHIRNGEHIDFLGLDENFNFEMQQATNLGNIKTIKPGDEIVVECTYNTTNRKGITQLGLATTDEMCLAFVFYYPAIPVTSCCSHPDMHAYMAMMGKTVNQNIEEMLKTAAWDQSSTAVHEATMKRVPQIGFIIDVNKNYSMYEGNIRNMTATLSVSCRSDSSLQAGPLGPFNYNTSPRGSGSWVVTSAAGSIFLMLWTTML